A part of Candidatus Thorarchaeota archaeon genomic DNA contains:
- a CDS encoding FAD-dependent oxidoreductase, with translation AIQDVLFKSPVEILWNTRVREFVGGDLLDYVVLEDTRTGATKSLKVDGVFVALGSNPESKLAVDIGVATNERGEIIVDARQRTSVPGIFAAGDVIESMKQIVVATGTGAIAADSAYAYIRGVERGPR, from the coding sequence AGGCCATCCAGGACGTCCTGTTCAAGTCCCCTGTTGAGATTCTCTGGAATACGCGTGTGCGCGAGTTTGTGGGTGGCGACCTGCTCGACTATGTTGTCCTCGAGGACACTCGGACCGGAGCCACCAAGAGTCTGAAGGTGGATGGTGTGTTTGTAGCACTTGGATCCAACCCTGAGAGCAAGCTCGCCGTAGACATTGGTGTCGCGACGAACGAGAGGGGAGAGATCATTGTCGATGCCAGGCAGAGGACCAGTGTGCCGGGCATCTTCGCTGCTGGTGATGTGATAGAGTCCATGAAACAGATTGTGGTGGCCACAGGTACAGGTGCAATTGCCGCGGACTCCGCATACGCATACATTCGTGGCGTCGAGCGAGGTCCGAGGTAG